In the Paroedura picta isolate Pp20150507F chromosome 15, Ppicta_v3.0, whole genome shotgun sequence genome, one interval contains:
- the FAAP20 gene encoding Fanconi anemia core complex-associated protein 20: MAGQEARLQAGKLRLKRKRPPEQPAGEGEGAGLPRRLQTDPSSSGWFEAQGLSEADETWLALLKAADPQMNRSALGKVAEFPEFLNKSAQIANPRPEPETFTIGLEEFQWEPFPLYHREVGVIDCRIPQNAENPVAGIAEREMNEDEPSGTFSPVPDQRPPVARESTPKGSKPSRGIGHSSKDCGKKVKSSPRTLRQNSSKPSAPAATKQKLDLREFWKKASTQSQQKSTQESENETSSRKDTLAQNGTTSLLPLQGSPARSSVGGLQQNEDLDCCPMCQFRFAGTLSQLDRDGHLAKCLSESTEDVIW, translated from the exons ATGGCCGGCCAGGAGGCGCGTCTCCAAGCCGGGAAGCTCCGTCTCAAGCGCAAGAGGCCGCCGGAGCAGCCGgccggggaaggggaaggggctggtCTCCCCCGTCGTCTCCA GACAGACCCCAGCAGCTCAGGCTGGTTTGAAGCGCAGGGCTTAAGTGAGGCAGACGAGACCTGGCTGGCCTTACTGAAGGCCGCAGACCCGCAGATGAACCGCTCGGCCTTGGGGAAAGTGGCTGAGTTCCCGGAGTTTCTCAACAAG AGTGCTCAAATTGCAAATCCCCGGCCTGAGCCAGAAACATTTACAATTGGCTTGGAGGAGTTCCAGTGGGAGCCCTTTCCGCTTTACCACAGAGAGGTCGGTGTGATCGATTGCAGGATTCCACAAAACGCAGAGAACCCAGTTGCCGGTATAGCAGAACGAGAAATGAATGAAGATGAGCCCTCCGGCACCTTTTCTCCCGTCCCTGACCAACGGCCTCCCGTAGCCAGGGAGTCCACCCCTAAAGGATCAAAGCCAAGCCGTGGCATAGGACATTCCTCTAAAGATTGTGGGAAGAAAGTTAAAAGCTCTCCGCGCACTCTCCGGCAGAATTCATCCAAGCCTTCCGCCCCGGCAGCCACGAAGCAGAAGTTAGACTTGCGAGAATTTTGGAAAAAGGCTTCCACGCAAAGCCAACAGAAAAGCACGCAAGAAAGCGAAAATGAAACATCTTCCAGGAAGGACACCTTGGCTCAAAATGGGACCACGTCGCTCTTACCTTTGCAAGGAAGTCCTGCTCGTTCCAGCGTCGGGGGCCTTCAGCAGAACGAAGACCTTGACTGCTGTCCCATGTGTCAGTTCCGCTTTGCTGGAAC ATTGTCACAACTGGACCGGGATGGTCATCTTGCCAAATGCTTGTCCGAGAGTACAGAAGATGTGATTTGGTAA